The Thermomicrobiales bacterium genome includes a region encoding these proteins:
- a CDS encoding enoyl-CoA hydratase-related protein: MAIEVERRGAIAVVTMSRPEALNAFNNEQLVSLAETFDLLAADGSIRAVVLTGAGDRAFAAGADIKEMKDLDGVGGLAFGRAGHRATRAVEELPQPVIAAVNGFALGGGCELALAADIRLASENAVFAQPEVTLGIPPGWGGSQRLPRLVGPGMAAELILTGRRVKADEALRIGLVNAVYPLDRLMDEAVKMAESIAANSPLAVRSAKQLMRLAFNGQTIDGLDSEARAFGVAFTTNDQKEGMTAFVEKRAATFQDPA, from the coding sequence ATGGCCATCGAAGTCGAACGACGGGGCGCTATTGCCGTCGTCACCATGAGTCGCCCGGAAGCGCTCAATGCCTTCAACAACGAGCAACTTGTCTCGCTTGCCGAAACCTTCGATCTCCTCGCGGCGGATGGCTCGATTCGAGCGGTGGTGTTGACCGGTGCCGGTGATCGCGCCTTTGCAGCCGGCGCCGATATCAAGGAGATGAAGGATCTCGATGGGGTGGGCGGGCTTGCCTTTGGCCGCGCCGGCCATCGCGCCACCCGCGCTGTCGAGGAGTTGCCACAACCCGTCATCGCGGCGGTGAACGGATTCGCGCTGGGCGGGGGCTGCGAACTCGCCCTCGCCGCGGACATCCGACTCGCCTCGGAGAATGCGGTATTCGCCCAGCCCGAGGTTACCCTTGGTATTCCGCCGGGCTGGGGTGGCTCGCAACGATTGCCACGCCTCGTCGGCCCGGGCATGGCGGCCGAGTTGATTCTGACCGGACGGCGGGTGAAAGCCGACGAAGCGCTTCGCATCGGCTTGGTCAACGCCGTCTATCCGCTCGATCGACTCATGGACGAGGCGGTCAAGATGGCGGAATCTATTGCTGCCAACAGCCCGCTCGCGGTTCGTTCCGCCAAACAGCTCATGCGGTTGGCGTTCAATGGACAGACTATCGACGGGCTCGACAGCGAGGCAAGAGCTTTTGGCGTTGCCTTCACAACCAACGATCAGAAAGAGGGGATGACGGCGTTTGTCGAGAAGCGCGCCGCAACCTTCCAGGATCCAGCATAA
- a CDS encoding gamma carbonic anhydrase family protein has product MPDAKLFKLPDSEPSIDGSVFRAPGSVVVGDVQIGPESSVWYNVVIRADVSPVRIGSRTNIQDGSVLHADPGFPCIIGDDVTVGHKAIVHGAQVANGALIGMGAILLNGAQIGENAIVAAGSVVTEGTFVSPGTLVAGIPAKEKRQLDDEAQQMGRKGAEGYVRNAKRHLGAAPVEE; this is encoded by the coding sequence ATGCCTGACGCCAAGCTCTTCAAACTGCCTGATTCCGAGCCGTCGATCGACGGCTCGGTTTTTCGCGCCCCTGGGTCCGTCGTGGTCGGGGATGTGCAGATCGGGCCGGAGTCCAGTGTCTGGTACAACGTGGTCATTCGTGCCGACGTGTCGCCAGTCCGTATCGGATCTCGCACGAATATCCAGGACGGCTCGGTGCTCCACGCCGATCCAGGCTTTCCCTGCATCATCGGTGACGATGTCACCGTGGGCCACAAAGCCATTGTGCATGGCGCGCAGGTCGCGAACGGAGCGCTGATTGGCATGGGAGCAATCCTGCTGAATGGCGCGCAGATCGGTGAGAACGCAATCGTCGCCGCTGGTTCAGTTGTGACCGAGGGAACGTTCGTCTCTCCAGGAACGCTCGTCGCGGGTATCCCGGCGAAAGAAAAGCGGCAGTTGGACGACGAAGCTCAGCAGATGGGCCGCAAAGGGGCGGAAGGATACGTTCGCAACGCGAAGCGTCATCTGGGCGCTGCCCCAGTGGAGGAGTAG
- a CDS encoding acetyl-CoA C-acetyltransferase, translated as MTKSVILGGARTPVTKINGSLASKTAVELGAVAIEGALERAGVAPEEVEHVIMGQVLQGGAGQIPSRQAQLLAGIPRTVTSETINRVCGSGLRAVTLADTLIKAEGYEVIVAGGMESMSQAPYFVRNARGGMRMGNGVFEDMMMTDGLFCALDHVQMGLHGDNVAEENGVTREEQDAWALRSHQRAIAAQDACRLSAEIVPVEVKTKKETIVVDKDEQPRRDTSLEALARLKPAFREGGTVTAGNAPSVNDGAGAFVVTSETWADDHGHEPIARIVSHGAAAWDPPYLAYTPQMAAEIALNKAGLTVADLDLVEINEAFSNVALIASRRLGVSEDIVNVNGGAVALGHPLAGSGPRILLALIYELRRRGGGIGLAGICSGGGQGDAIIVEVPGAKHA; from the coding sequence ATGACCAAGAGCGTCATACTCGGCGGCGCACGCACGCCGGTCACCAAGATCAACGGCTCGCTCGCGAGCAAGACCGCGGTCGAGCTGGGCGCGGTCGCGATCGAGGGCGCGCTCGAACGGGCGGGGGTTGCGCCGGAAGAGGTCGAGCACGTCATCATGGGCCAGGTGCTCCAGGGTGGCGCCGGACAGATTCCTTCCCGACAGGCGCAGCTGCTGGCCGGTATCCCGCGCACGGTCACTTCAGAAACGATCAACCGAGTTTGCGGTTCTGGTCTGCGCGCAGTCACCCTAGCGGACACGCTCATCAAGGCTGAGGGTTACGAAGTCATCGTTGCCGGTGGCATGGAATCGATGTCACAAGCGCCTTATTTCGTGCGTAACGCGCGGGGCGGCATGCGCATGGGCAATGGCGTGTTTGAAGACATGATGATGACCGACGGTCTGTTCTGCGCGCTCGATCACGTTCAGATGGGTCTCCATGGCGACAATGTCGCCGAGGAGAACGGCGTCACGCGCGAAGAGCAGGATGCTTGGGCGCTTCGCTCGCACCAGCGCGCCATTGCCGCCCAGGACGCCTGCCGGCTTTCGGCTGAGATCGTCCCGGTCGAGGTCAAGACGAAGAAAGAAACGATCGTCGTCGACAAGGACGAGCAACCTCGCCGTGACACGTCGCTCGAGGCGCTTGCCCGACTCAAGCCCGCCTTCCGCGAGGGCGGTACAGTCACTGCCGGGAATGCGCCCAGCGTCAACGATGGCGCCGGGGCATTCGTCGTTACGAGCGAGACATGGGCGGATGATCACGGACACGAACCGATCGCCCGCATCGTCTCGCACGGCGCCGCTGCCTGGGATCCGCCCTATCTGGCGTACACACCGCAGATGGCCGCGGAGATCGCGCTCAACAAGGCGGGGTTGACCGTCGCCGATCTCGATCTGGTCGAGATCAATGAGGCGTTCTCGAATGTGGCCCTAATCGCCTCACGGCGGCTGGGCGTCTCCGAGGACATCGTCAATGTCAATGGCGGTGCGGTCGCGCTGGGTCACCCGCTGGCTGGCAGCGGACCGCGTATCCTGCTGGCGCTCATCTATGAGCTCCGAAGGCGCGGCGGCGGCATCGGACTAGCGGGCATCTGCTCTGGCGGTGGCCAGGGCGATGCGATCATCGTCGAGGTTCCGGGCGCCAAACATGCCTGA
- a CDS encoding acyl-CoA dehydrogenase family protein encodes MDFSLTEEQIQVRDMVREFAQREVAPYIQEWDAKGEFHREVLTKMGELGILGLPIPERYGGLGLDYVSFALACDELEYVDTFLRVVMSVHVGLNSLALLQWANEEQKQRWLVPQAQGLKMATFGLTEPNAGSDAGSIESTVVRDGDHYILNGAKMWISLADVADHFLVFASIDRSKKHHGLCAFVLERGMEGFTTGTIKGKLGVRAGNTGELAFNNVRVPVENRIGEEGEGFKIAMSCIDQGRFTVGAGAVGLIRASLDASVRYANEREAFGQPIGKFQLVQQMIAKMVAGHQASYLLTMQAAELKNRGIRNTRETSLMKWYACDQALQAADDAIQIHGSYGFSNEYPVERFWRNSRGAVIYEGTREVHTLLQAEYALGYRQDKPLSHPQPPAQGFDSAELLSMTR; translated from the coding sequence ATGGATTTCAGTCTCACCGAGGAGCAGATTCAGGTTCGCGACATGGTGCGCGAATTCGCCCAGCGTGAGGTCGCGCCCTACATTCAGGAGTGGGACGCCAAGGGCGAGTTCCACCGCGAAGTGCTGACCAAGATGGGCGAGCTCGGTATCCTCGGTCTCCCCATCCCTGAGCGGTATGGCGGGTTGGGTCTCGACTATGTCTCCTTTGCGCTCGCTTGCGACGAGCTCGAGTATGTCGACACCTTCCTGCGGGTCGTCATGAGCGTGCACGTCGGCCTGAACAGTCTTGCCCTCTTGCAATGGGCAAATGAGGAGCAGAAGCAGCGCTGGCTGGTTCCGCAGGCGCAGGGCCTGAAGATGGCGACCTTTGGCCTCACCGAACCGAACGCCGGTTCCGACGCAGGTTCGATCGAATCGACCGTCGTGCGCGATGGCGACCACTACATCCTCAATGGCGCCAAGATGTGGATCTCGCTGGCCGATGTGGCCGATCACTTCCTCGTCTTCGCCAGCATCGACCGCTCGAAGAAGCATCACGGTCTGTGCGCATTCGTGCTCGAGCGGGGCATGGAGGGCTTCACCACCGGCACCATCAAGGGGAAGCTCGGTGTCCGGGCCGGCAACACCGGCGAGCTCGCCTTCAACAATGTGCGCGTCCCGGTCGAAAACCGCATTGGCGAGGAGGGCGAAGGCTTCAAGATTGCCATGAGCTGCATCGACCAGGGACGGTTCACGGTCGGCGCAGGAGCGGTTGGGCTCATTCGCGCTTCGCTCGACGCGAGTGTCCGCTATGCGAATGAGCGTGAGGCGTTCGGCCAACCGATTGGCAAGTTCCAGCTCGTGCAGCAGATGATCGCCAAGATGGTCGCGGGGCACCAGGCCTCGTACCTGCTGACGATGCAGGCCGCCGAGCTCAAGAACCGGGGTATTCGCAACACACGCGAGACCTCGCTTATGAAGTGGTACGCCTGCGATCAGGCGCTGCAGGCCGCCGATGACGCGATCCAGATTCACGGTTCGTATGGCTTCTCGAACGAGTATCCAGTCGAACGTTTCTGGAGAAACTCGCGGGGAGCTGTCATCTACGAAGGCACCCGCGAGGTGCATACGCTCCTGCAGGCCGAATATGCCCTGGGATACCGGCAGGACAAGCCGCTTTCGCACCCGCAGCCTCCGGCGCAGGGATTCGATTCGGCCGAACTGCTTTCGATGACACGATAG
- a CDS encoding biotin--[acetyl-CoA-carboxylase] ligase — MGDVTSTMDIVRRLEIMGVPEGVAVLAASQSRGRGRADRIWHSPADAGLYCSVLLRPDIPVDRFQAFSIATGLAVCDALDPDASLGLQLKWPNDIVARDLKLGGILITTNVQHARVASAVVGIGVNLRPAPEMPETAISLQQLSPDARSTPVAIVHCIFESLSQRYAMVLAGRSGDAIANWPDRLAYQGQQISLQDGQILHTGTLRAIDATGSLIIDGPHGPVTVTSGELTRGPRLLDA, encoded by the coding sequence ATGGGCGACGTCACATCGACCATGGATATCGTCCGCCGTCTCGAAATCATGGGTGTTCCCGAGGGCGTCGCTGTCCTTGCCGCATCCCAATCCCGCGGCCGCGGTCGTGCCGACCGCATTTGGCATTCTCCCGCAGATGCTGGTCTCTATTGCTCGGTTCTCCTTCGGCCTGACATCCCGGTGGATCGGTTTCAGGCGTTCTCGATCGCGACTGGTCTTGCCGTTTGTGATGCTCTCGACCCAGACGCTTCCCTCGGGCTCCAGCTGAAATGGCCCAACGATATCGTTGCGCGTGATCTCAAACTGGGCGGAATTCTCATTACCACGAATGTGCAGCACGCGCGTGTTGCCTCTGCGGTCGTGGGAATTGGTGTCAATCTGCGGCCGGCTCCGGAGATGCCCGAGACGGCAATCTCACTTCAGCAGCTCTCTCCCGATGCTCGCTCGACGCCAGTCGCGATAGTCCACTGCATCTTTGAATCGCTGTCCCAACGTTATGCCATGGTCCTTGCTGGTCGATCGGGAGATGCGATCGCCAACTGGCCAGATCGTCTAGCGTACCAGGGGCAACAGATCAGCCTCCAGGACGGCCAGATTCTTCACACAGGAACGCTTCGCGCCATCGACGCAACGGGCTCCCTCATCATCGATGGCCCGCACGGGCCAGTAACTGTGACATCCGGTGAGCTCACCCGTGGCCCCCGCCTTCTCGACGCATGA
- a CDS encoding ribose-phosphate pyrophosphokinase gives MEGRMQVFTGTSHPALVDDIMRELNAPLGRAIVSTWKNGETRVKLDENVRGSDVFVIQSLCDPVNHNIMELLLIIDALRRASADRITAVIPYFGYARQEKKTTGREPISAKLVANLIVTAGAQRVLTIDLHAPAIEGFFDIPVDHLRATPLLARRYGREHEGPIVAVSPDAGGVTRAEDFRARVGGSLAIISKQRPDADSTEVIEMVGDVDGKTSVIIDDMISTAGTLTIAADLLVERGAQHVHAAATHGVFAGEAIERILGSPISKCYVTDTIPLPRAELGDRLEVVTVAPLLAEAITRIHKDLSVSALFT, from the coding sequence ATGGAAGGCCGCATGCAGGTGTTCACTGGAACGTCTCACCCTGCGCTGGTGGATGACATCATGCGCGAGCTCAACGCACCGCTCGGTCGCGCCATCGTCAGCACCTGGAAGAACGGCGAAACGCGCGTCAAGCTCGACGAGAACGTGCGCGGATCAGATGTGTTCGTCATCCAGTCGCTCTGTGACCCCGTGAATCACAACATCATGGAGCTCTTGCTCATCATCGACGCCCTGCGCCGCGCATCCGCGGACCGCATCACCGCGGTGATTCCCTATTTCGGGTATGCGCGTCAGGAAAAGAAGACGACCGGTCGCGAACCGATATCCGCCAAGCTGGTTGCGAACCTCATCGTTACCGCCGGAGCGCAACGGGTGCTCACCATCGATCTGCACGCGCCCGCCATCGAGGGTTTCTTCGACATCCCGGTCGACCATCTGCGTGCGACTCCATTGCTTGCACGGCGATATGGCAGAGAACACGAAGGGCCCATTGTCGCGGTGAGCCCTGACGCCGGCGGAGTCACCCGCGCGGAAGACTTTCGCGCGCGCGTCGGCGGATCGCTCGCCATCATCTCCAAACAACGCCCGGATGCAGACTCCACCGAGGTGATCGAGATGGTTGGCGACGTGGACGGCAAGACCTCCGTGATCATCGATGACATGATCTCGACAGCCGGTACCCTGACAATTGCGGCGGACTTGCTCGTCGAGCGCGGCGCACAACACGTGCATGCCGCCGCTACGCATGGCGTTTTCGCGGGCGAAGCCATCGAGCGAATTCTTGGTTCGCCGATTTCGAAGTGCTACGTCACCGACACGATTCCGCTTCCGCGCGCAGAGCTTGGCGATCGCCTCGAGGTGGTGACCGTTGCTCCGCTTCTGGCCGAAGCGATCACCCGCATCCACAAAGACCTGTCGGTCAGCGCGCTGTTTACCTAG
- the glmU gene encoding bifunctional UDP-N-acetylglucosamine diphosphorylase/glucosamine-1-phosphate N-acetyltransferase GlmU, with amino-acid sequence MSSLSVVILAAGAGTRMKSSLPKPLHSVAGRSMLAHVVDTARQLDPLDIVVVGSQDVLDAMETAGWAGGISVVEQKPPRGTGDAVRVALDAGANGDALLVLYADHPLVTPDVLVPLIEKVVHDHNCLAVLTCNVDDAAGYGRIDRDELGRLRTIIEKVDDDESRRIGSTEINSGVMALDRRWGADALANLAPNPRKNEYFLTDLVAVAYSEDPESVGSTPGTTDVLVGVNDRAELAVADHLLRERKRAHLLDSGVTLIAPVSNQIDLDVEIGADSIVGPNCIIESGTRIGQGCRIGPNAVIRNSTLAERVRIESSIIEDSAIGADSDVGPFSHVRGGAEIGARVHIGNFAELKNARVEEGVRVGHFSYIGDASLGANVNIGAGTVTCNFDGVDKHRTEIGHDAFIGSDSLLIAPVTIGDGARTGAGAVVTKDVAPGATVVGMPARQIRRNPAAAGERGEE; translated from the coding sequence ATGTCGTCGCTCTCTGTCGTCATTCTCGCTGCCGGCGCCGGCACGCGCATGAAGTCGAGCCTGCCCAAACCGCTCCATTCGGTCGCTGGACGCTCGATGCTGGCGCATGTCGTCGATACTGCGCGCCAGCTCGATCCGCTCGATATTGTCGTCGTCGGCAGCCAGGATGTGCTCGACGCGATGGAAACGGCAGGTTGGGCTGGAGGAATCTCGGTCGTCGAGCAGAAACCACCGCGGGGCACAGGTGACGCGGTCCGAGTTGCTCTCGACGCCGGCGCGAATGGCGACGCATTGCTCGTGCTCTACGCCGATCATCCGCTTGTCACCCCGGATGTGCTCGTTCCGCTGATCGAAAAGGTCGTGCACGATCACAATTGCCTCGCCGTTCTGACGTGCAATGTCGACGACGCAGCCGGATATGGCCGCATCGATCGGGACGAGTTGGGTCGTCTGCGCACGATCATCGAGAAAGTCGACGATGACGAATCGCGGCGCATTGGCAGCACTGAGATCAACAGCGGGGTCATGGCGCTCGATCGGAGATGGGGCGCCGACGCGCTTGCCAATCTCGCTCCAAATCCACGCAAGAACGAATACTTCCTCACCGATCTTGTCGCTGTCGCGTACAGCGAGGATCCCGAGTCGGTTGGCTCGACCCCCGGCACCACAGACGTGTTGGTCGGAGTCAATGATCGTGCAGAACTTGCAGTGGCCGATCATCTGCTGCGTGAACGGAAGCGCGCGCATCTGCTCGATTCGGGTGTGACGCTCATCGCGCCTGTTTCGAATCAGATCGACCTCGACGTCGAGATCGGCGCCGACTCGATCGTTGGACCCAACTGCATCATCGAGTCAGGCACACGAATTGGCCAAGGGTGTCGTATTGGTCCCAACGCAGTGATCCGCAACAGCACGTTAGCCGAACGTGTCCGGATCGAATCGTCCATCATCGAAGACTCGGCGATTGGCGCAGATTCTGATGTGGGACCGTTTTCGCACGTGCGTGGTGGCGCCGAAATCGGTGCACGCGTCCACATCGGCAACTTCGCAGAGCTCAAGAATGCCCGCGTGGAGGAAGGCGTCCGGGTCGGCCATTTTAGCTACATTGGCGATGCCAGCCTGGGGGCCAACGTCAACATCGGCGCAGGCACCGTGACCTGCAACTTCGATGGCGTCGACAAGCATCGCACCGAGATCGGTCACGATGCCTTCATCGGAAGCGATTCCTTGTTGATTGCTCCGGTGACCATTGGCGATGGCGCTCGCACCGGGGCAGGTGCGGTTGTGACCAAGGACGTTGCGCCGGGCGCGACGGTCGTCGGCATGCCAGCTCGACAGATTCGGAGAAATCCGGCAGCAGCCGGCGAGAGAGGCGAGGAGTAG
- the dnaJ gene encoding molecular chaperone DnaJ translates to MAEKRDYYEILGVSRTATDDDLRKAYRKLARQFHPDVNRDPGAEEKFKEVNEAYECLSDPNRRAAYDRYGHAANGSGGAGNPFDFGSSTFTDIFETFFGGATQGRRRTVSNRGQDLQVTVEIDFVEAVFGAEKEVEVTRLETCEGCNGTRMRDGKQPQKCETCGGSGEVRRVQQTILGQFMSSAPCSSCNGEGVQITDPCPRCRGKGRVTFARRISVTIPPGIDETATLRLTGQGEAGPAVGQPGNLFVKVRIKPHQYFSRQGKTIQLQVGVNVAQAILGDEIELETVDGSVAFKLPQATQSGQQFRLKGKGVPDMHGGERGDQIVTIHVIIPKELTDEQRDLVERLGQTLGSDLAPQPTHRGFFDKVKDALGV, encoded by the coding sequence ATGGCTGAAAAGCGCGACTACTACGAGATTCTTGGCGTCTCTCGCACCGCCACGGACGATGACCTGCGCAAGGCGTATCGCAAGCTCGCCCGTCAGTTCCACCCCGATGTCAATCGAGACCCGGGCGCCGAAGAGAAATTCAAGGAGGTCAACGAGGCCTACGAATGCCTCTCTGACCCAAACCGACGCGCCGCCTATGACCGGTACGGTCACGCTGCCAACGGTTCCGGCGGGGCAGGAAACCCCTTCGACTTCGGTTCATCCACGTTCACGGACATCTTCGAAACTTTTTTCGGCGGGGCGACGCAGGGACGTCGCCGAACCGTAAGCAACCGCGGTCAGGACCTGCAAGTGACCGTGGAGATCGACTTCGTGGAAGCCGTCTTTGGCGCCGAGAAGGAAGTCGAAGTGACCCGTTTGGAGACCTGCGAAGGCTGCAACGGCACGCGTATGCGGGATGGCAAACAGCCGCAAAAATGCGAGACCTGTGGCGGGAGCGGTGAGGTTCGTCGCGTCCAGCAGACCATTCTTGGCCAGTTCATGAGTTCTGCGCCGTGTTCCTCGTGCAACGGGGAGGGTGTGCAGATCACCGATCCATGCCCGCGATGTCGTGGCAAGGGGCGGGTGACGTTCGCGCGTCGCATTTCGGTGACTATTCCGCCCGGAATCGACGAAACAGCAACCCTGCGGTTGACCGGACAGGGAGAGGCTGGACCCGCTGTCGGACAGCCGGGCAACCTCTTCGTCAAGGTTCGCATCAAGCCGCATCAATACTTCTCACGACAGGGCAAGACGATCCAGCTACAGGTCGGTGTCAACGTGGCGCAAGCCATCCTCGGAGACGAGATCGAGCTCGAAACGGTCGATGGCTCGGTTGCATTCAAACTCCCGCAAGCCACTCAGTCCGGTCAGCAGTTCCGGCTGAAAGGGAAGGGCGTGCCTGACATGCATGGCGGAGAACGCGGCGATCAGATCGTGACCATCCACGTCATCATCCCGAAGGAACTCACGGATGAACAGCGCGACTTGGTCGAGCGGCTCGGCCAAACGCTCGGATCCGATCTTGCGCCGCAACCAACGCATCGCGGCTTTTTCGATAAGGTGAAGGACGCGCTCGGCGTCTAG
- a CDS encoding ADP-ribosylglycohydrolase family protein: MAARVTQERTLGAILGLAIGDALGMPVTGMSPAEIERDFGPIDRYFGRTFPDGAELAPGEFTDETEIALCIMETYTSANGDLDPDLIRARMQFLARDESRRWMSPETLRALDDASEPPYCSDDPDDPEVALRGVPIGVIHAAPVIDEAALVRDVETVVGLTHCNRPSRKRAVLVATAVARVLAGTSTQATLMADLGISDERSSQPAHEADAVVASALSAFVAAERFEDAVATAAQQGGAADARAALAGVLAGAHFGAGGIPQNLIDQLEGRIYLTLAAPWFYRTVQLMSGRGISIGRNGH; this comes from the coding sequence ATGGCGGCGCGTGTAACCCAGGAACGAACCTTAGGAGCAATCCTCGGACTTGCCATCGGCGATGCGTTGGGCATGCCGGTGACCGGGATGTCTCCAGCGGAAATCGAGCGCGATTTCGGCCCGATCGACCGTTACTTCGGCCGCACCTTTCCCGATGGCGCCGAACTCGCTCCCGGGGAGTTCACCGACGAAACCGAGATTGCCCTCTGCATCATGGAAACCTATACCTCGGCGAACGGCGACCTCGATCCGGACCTGATCCGGGCCCGTATGCAGTTCCTCGCCCGTGATGAGTCGCGCCGCTGGATGAGTCCGGAAACCCTGCGCGCGCTCGATGACGCTTCAGAACCACCCTATTGCTCAGATGATCCGGACGATCCAGAGGTCGCATTGCGCGGGGTCCCGATCGGCGTAATTCATGCCGCTCCGGTCATCGATGAGGCCGCGCTGGTGCGTGACGTCGAGACCGTCGTCGGACTAACGCATTGCAATCGGCCGTCCCGGAAGCGAGCCGTTCTGGTAGCGACCGCGGTCGCCCGGGTCCTGGCCGGAACGAGCACGCAGGCGACGCTGATGGCCGACCTCGGAATCTCCGACGAGCGGTCTTCGCAACCAGCACACGAAGCCGACGCAGTCGTTGCTTCGGCCCTGAGCGCGTTCGTCGCAGCGGAGCGATTCGAGGACGCGGTCGCTACCGCCGCCCAGCAGGGTGGAGCGGCAGATGCCCGCGCCGCATTGGCTGGCGTCCTTGCCGGGGCTCATTTCGGAGCGGGAGGCATTCCCCAGAACCTCATCGACCAACTGGAAGGGCGTATCTACCTCACGCTGGCAGCTCCCTGGTTCTATCGCACGGTCCAGCTCATGTCTGGACGAGGCATTTCCATCGGCAGGAACGGGCATTAG
- a CDS encoding amidohydrolase: protein MSGNLLLINGRIKTMDPENPLVEAVAIRDGIVVAVGSNAEAKAATAAKHESIDLNGRTATPGLNDAHAHPRLVGMALDDLVISTPPVNTVAEIVAMVDEAAERRAPGSWIIGRGYDQARLSDQRHPTRADLDPVSPDHPVLLFRACHHIGVANSAALSLARIDRHTPDPDGGQIDRDEDGEPTGVVRETALTLVQEAIADPTQDELEGYIARGLRAFLASGVTSTVEAGIRRPEELRAYQALWRRGELPARSYLMMIIEETLDELIELGIQTGLGDPMLRIGPAKLFSDGSIGGRTARMRKSYEGQPENVGLWMQDPDVMTALVKKAHSAGFQVGIHAIGDAAIDLILDAYEAAQMSDPRPNPRHRIEHCSIVDLETIDRIARLGVVPIPGTSFLYHFRDAYVQNLGMERIRHVYGMRSYIDRGVIAAASTDAPVVPTSATIGLQTMMTRRDMDGNEVWTDESVSLDEALRAYTVNGAYASHEEHLKGTLRPGMRGDVTAFETDLDSVSADEIGQVRVDHTIIDGVIVYSR from the coding sequence ATGTCGGGCAATTTGCTGCTGATCAATGGCCGGATCAAGACGATGGATCCGGAAAACCCGTTGGTGGAGGCGGTGGCCATTCGCGATGGGATCGTCGTGGCTGTCGGATCGAACGCGGAAGCGAAGGCCGCAACGGCCGCCAAACACGAAAGCATCGACCTGAACGGGCGAACTGCAACACCCGGGCTCAACGATGCTCATGCGCATCCAAGACTGGTCGGCATGGCGCTCGACGATCTGGTGATCTCGACACCGCCGGTGAACACGGTGGCCGAAATCGTGGCAATGGTGGATGAGGCAGCCGAGCGGCGCGCGCCGGGGAGCTGGATCATCGGCCGAGGATACGATCAGGCGCGTCTTTCTGATCAGCGTCATCCGACACGCGCTGACCTCGATCCGGTCTCGCCCGATCATCCGGTCCTGTTGTTTCGCGCCTGTCATCACATCGGGGTTGCCAACTCCGCCGCGTTGTCATTGGCGAGGATCGATCGGCACACACCTGACCCAGATGGCGGCCAGATCGATCGTGACGAAGACGGCGAACCAACTGGCGTCGTGCGCGAGACAGCACTCACCCTGGTGCAGGAAGCCATCGCCGATCCGACCCAGGATGAACTCGAAGGGTATATCGCCAGAGGACTGCGAGCGTTTCTCGCCTCGGGGGTGACGAGTACGGTCGAAGCGGGTATACGCAGACCAGAGGAGCTCCGTGCCTACCAGGCGCTTTGGCGGCGTGGTGAGCTGCCAGCCAGGTCCTATCTGATGATGATCATCGAAGAGACTCTGGACGAGCTGATCGAACTCGGCATTCAGACCGGTCTTGGCGACCCGATGTTGAGAATTGGTCCAGCGAAGCTGTTCAGCGACGGCAGCATCGGCGGTCGAACAGCAAGAATGAGGAAGTCCTACGAGGGTCAGCCGGAGAACGTCGGGCTCTGGATGCAGGACCCTGACGTGATGACCGCGCTCGTGAAAAAGGCGCACTCTGCGGGTTTCCAGGTGGGTATTCATGCGATCGGCGACGCCGCCATCGATCTGATTCTCGATGCCTATGAGGCTGCGCAGATGTCCGATCCGCGGCCAAATCCGCGGCACCGCATCGAGCATTGCTCAATCGTCGATCTGGAGACCATCGACCGCATCGCGCGGCTCGGCGTCGTGCCCATCCCCGGAACCTCATTCCTCTACCACTTTAGGGATGCCTACGTGCAGAACCTGGGGATGGAGCGAATCCGGCATGTTTATGGAATGCGGTCGTACATCGACCGGGGTGTCATTGCTGCCGCGAGCACGGATGCGCCGGTGGTGCCCACGAGCGCAACGATTGGCCTGCAGACGATGATGACGCGACGTGATATGGACGGCAACGAGGTTTGGACGGACGAATCGGTCTCCCTCGACGAAGCATTGCGCGCATATACCGTCAACGGAGCCTATGCTTCGCACGAAGAACATCTGAAAGGCACATTGCGGCCGGGAATGCGCGGGGACGTGACGGCCTTCGAGACTGATCTCGACAGCGTCTCAGCGGACGAGATTGGGCAGGTTAGGGTCGATCACACGATCATAGATGGTGTGATTGTCTATTCGCGCTAG